A single Drosophila miranda strain MSH22 chromosome XR, D.miranda_PacBio2.1, whole genome shotgun sequence DNA region contains:
- the LOC108152482 gene encoding serine protease 1-like: MKVLVVLALALATASAGVLPKTLPVHPRDRIVSPSIEGRITNGKDAVENQFPYQVSLNFASNSGGWFCGGSIISAEWVLTAAHCTSGASSVVVGYGATVRTSPKLTQTVTSSNFIQHASYNSIVLRNDISLIKTPAVAFTAAINKVALPAISSSYSTYAGQTAVASGFGKTSDASTSVASNLQYAELTVIANSVCEQTFGSLIVTDRVICVGTYNGVSTCNGDSGGPLALDGTQIGVVSFGSSAGCEVGSPAGFTRVTYYLDWIAQNTGISG; the protein is encoded by the exons ATGAAAGTTCTAGTAGttctcgctctggctctggccacCGCTTCCGCCGGCGTCTTGCCCAAGACGTTGCCTGTGCATCCCCGTGACAGAATTGTGAGCCCATCGATCGAGGGTCGCATCACCAACGGCAAGGACGCTGTGGAGAATCAGTTCCCCTACCAGGTGTCCCTGAACTTTGCGAGCAACAGCGGCGGCTGGTTCTGCGGTGGCTCCATCATTTCCGCCGAGTGGGTCCTCACTGCTGCTCACTGCACCAGCGG TGCCTCCTCTGTGGTCGTCGGCTATGGTGCTACTGTCCGCACCTCCCCCAAGTTGACCCAGACTGTCACTAGCTCGAACTTCATCCAGCACGCCAGCTACAACTCGATTGTCCTGCGCAACGACATCTCGCTGATCAAGACCCCGGCTGTTGCCTTCACCGCTGCCATCAACAAGGTTGCCCTGCCCGCCATCTCCAGCAGCTACTCGACCTATGCCGGCCAGACCGCCGTCGCCTCCGGCTTTGGCAAGACCTCCGATGCCTCCACCTCCGTGGCCAGCAATCTGCAGTACGCCGAACTCACCGTCATCGCCAACTCCGTGTGCGAGCAGACCTTCGGCTCATTGATCGTCACCGATAGGGTCATCTGCGTTGGCACCTACAACGGCGTGTCCACCTGCAACGGCGACTCTGGCGGCCCCCTGGCCCTCGATGGCACCCAGATTGGTGTCGTCTCTTTCGGCTCCAGCGCTGGCTGCGAGGTCGGCTCCCCCGCTGGCTTCACCCGTGTCACCTACTACTTGGACTGGATCGCGCAAAACACTGGAATTTCTGGCTAA